The following coding sequences lie in one Sedimentibacter sp. MB35-C1 genomic window:
- a CDS encoding DUF1540 domain-containing protein: MAHIVCTVSNCYFNKREGCTAPNLNVDGEKANESRFTCCETFIEQKPGVRSSVHEPKSETDIMCKAGNCVYNTNERCEASRVVVNGKNAQHSEETCCSTFKD, encoded by the coding sequence ATGGCGCATATTGTTTGTACGGTATCAAACTGCTATTTTAACAAAAGAGAAGGGTGTACAGCTCCGAACTTGAACGTAGACGGAGAGAAAGCTAACGAGAGCAGGTTCACATGCTGTGAAACATTTATAGAACAAAAGCCTGGAGTCAGAAGTTCCGTTCATGAACCTAAAAGCGAAACGGATATTATGTGCAAGGCAGGAAACTGTGTGTACAATACAAATGAGAGATGCGAGGCATCCAGAGTAGTTGTGAACGGAAAAAATGCTCAGCATTCGGAGGAAACATGCTGCAGTACATTTAAAGATTAG
- a CDS encoding beta-propeller domain-containing protein, protein MKNILRKSAVLIIVFIFSFSFAAFASTEVNVYVNNKYVEFDVSPVIENGRTLVPLRGVFEKIGAKVDWNKSLSEAVIKDDYNEIEMILGKDKVMVNGEIRTIDVPTRMINSRTFVPLRFITESLGHTVSWDGNSNSIYITTNAPSEISRSIVLTVGSKDNLLALLEYNSRLFGYIGLESGIAIDDIVEDTNENTVSKEVGTSQAPMAPEMNDSSDTNNQVDGVQEGDIIKNDGRYIFINTESGLKIIDSDPDNPKVEAEINVPENTYISEIFAAGGKLAVIGENNYFHTMNYNKSMEVGSLMMPYRYYEDRVNVLVYNIENIRKPVLEKEYLFDGNYLSGRMIEDKLYLISTKYINYGYDMYSKSDVEIPMPYYTDVLADSTYEFDYDEIKYFPNHIEARYMYTAGIDLSDKSSKPDVDVYLGGSDSIYVSKDNMYAAITDYSYDDSIEQKELYNPVYTSGTVIYKFSLNKGNVDVVSQGSVPGTIINQFSMDEHNGMFRIATTTGEMWRGTSQNNVYILDEKLNAIGKLEGLAPGEKIYSTRFAGDRIYMVTFKQVDPLYVINASDSAKPVVEGMLKVPGYSTYLHVVDENHIIGFGYDTEQNSGGVTTNGGLKLSLFDVTDADKPAELQTETIGKAGTYSEILYNHKALMFSLNKGLMTFPVTVNGENYKTEFNGAYIYNVNNNGFKLKNKISHETENSSYGGSEIRRVIYIGDYIYSFSYNEMQIYNIGTDKKVNELIIK, encoded by the coding sequence ATGAAAAATATACTTAGAAAATCAGCAGTGCTTATAATTGTTTTCATATTCAGCTTCAGCTTTGCCGCGTTTGCTTCAACCGAAGTTAATGTCTACGTAAATAACAAATATGTGGAATTCGATGTCAGTCCTGTGATAGAAAACGGCAGAACGCTGGTACCGCTAAGGGGAGTTTTTGAAAAAATCGGTGCAAAGGTTGACTGGAATAAAAGCTTATCAGAAGCGGTAATAAAGGACGATTACAACGAAATTGAAATGATTCTGGGTAAGGACAAAGTTATGGTCAACGGTGAAATCAGAACAATTGATGTTCCTACAAGAATGATAAACAGCAGGACATTTGTTCCTTTGAGATTTATAACTGAAAGCTTGGGTCATACGGTAAGTTGGGACGGCAACTCAAACTCAATATACATAACGACAAACGCTCCATCCGAAATTTCAAGAAGCATTGTATTGACAGTGGGATCAAAAGATAACCTTTTAGCGTTGCTTGAGTACAACTCAAGGCTTTTTGGTTATATAGGTCTTGAAAGCGGTATTGCCATAGATGATATAGTGGAAGATACAAACGAAAACACTGTTTCAAAAGAGGTCGGAACTTCGCAGGCTCCTATGGCTCCGGAAATGAATGATAGTTCAGATACAAATAATCAGGTGGACGGAGTGCAGGAAGGAGATATAATTAAAAATGACGGCAGATACATATTTATTAATACTGAAAGCGGTTTGAAAATAATTGACTCAGACCCTGATAATCCAAAGGTAGAAGCAGAAATAAATGTACCCGAAAACACGTACATCAGCGAAATATTTGCTGCCGGCGGAAAGCTGGCTGTAATCGGGGAGAACAATTATTTCCACACAATGAATTATAATAAATCAATGGAAGTAGGTTCTTTGATGATGCCGTATAGGTATTATGAAGACAGAGTAAATGTGTTGGTTTACAATATTGAAAATATCAGAAAGCCTGTTCTGGAAAAAGAATACCTTTTTGACGGAAATTATTTGTCGGGAAGAATGATAGAAGACAAATTATATTTAATAAGTACAAAGTATATAAATTACGGATATGACATGTACAGCAAAAGTGATGTCGAAATACCTATGCCGTATTATACAGATGTGCTGGCTGATTCAACATATGAATTTGATTATGATGAAATAAAGTATTTTCCCAATCACATTGAAGCAAGGTATATGTACACGGCGGGGATAGATTTGTCGGATAAATCTTCAAAGCCCGATGTAGATGTGTACCTGGGAGGCTCGGATTCCATTTATGTATCTAAAGACAATATGTATGCCGCCATAACGGATTATTCCTATGACGATTCAATTGAGCAGAAAGAATTATATAATCCGGTCTATACTTCCGGAACCGTAATTTATAAATTCAGCTTAAACAAAGGAAACGTAGATGTTGTATCGCAGGGCAGTGTACCGGGAACTATTATAAATCAATTTTCCATGGATGAGCACAACGGGATGTTCAGGATAGCTACTACCACAGGAGAAATGTGGAGGGGCACTTCTCAAAATAATGTTTATATATTGGATGAAAAGTTAAATGCTATCGGAAAATTAGAGGGATTAGCCCCGGGAGAAAAAATATATTCAACAAGATTTGCCGGAGACCGCATCTATATGGTTACATTTAAGCAGGTAGACCCGCTTTATGTTATAAATGCATCTGACTCTGCAAAACCTGTGGTCGAGGGAATGCTGAAAGTACCGGGCTATAGCACATATCTTCATGTAGTGGACGAGAATCATATTATTGGATTTGGTTACGACACAGAACAAAATTCAGGCGGAGTAACCACTAACGGAGGGTTAAAATTATCATTGTTCGATGTCACAGATGCAGATAAGCCGGCTGAACTGCAAACGGAAACGATCGGAAAAGCAGGCACATATTCTGAGATCCTGTATAATCATAAAGCGCTGATGTTTTCACTGAACAAGGGACTGATGACATTTCCTGTTACTGTTAACGGGGAAAACTATAAGACTGAATTTAACGGTGCATATATATACAATGTGAATAATAACGGCTTCAAGCTGAAAAATAAAATAAGCCATGAGACAGAAAATTCTTCATATGGCGGTTCAGAAATAAGAAGAGTTATATATATCGGAGACTACATATACAGTTTTTCATACAATGAGATGCAGATATATAACATTGGTACTGATAAAAAGGTCAACGAGCTAATAATTAAGTAA